The Fusobacterium perfoetens genomic interval CACATATAAAAAATTCTTTTAAATATTTGTTTTTAAAATCTTTTTTTATAAAACCTATTATAGTTCCTACAACTGTTGTTACAGAAGCTATTATTACTAACACTCTAATTTGTTCAATATAACCATCTATAATTATAGATTTAATATGTCCCATCAAAATTGAAGATTCTCCACCTATTGTAATCGGTGCCAAAAAAGCTATTACTCCTAAAATTGAGTAAAATAAAAATTTAAAAACCGCCATTTTTCCTCCTATTTTTAATTTTTTTACCTAAGGTTTTTTAAATACATCTAAATTTACATCTACAGTTATTGGAAGTTTATCCAAAGCAAATAATTTTTCTATTCCCTCTCTTGGACTTCTCCACCTATACGGAGTCATATTAAACATACTCCTTATACTTTCATTTTCATTTATAGTAGTTTTATAAGTACAATTTATTGTTTCTACATAATCAAATATTTTTAAATCCTCAATTGGAGAATAAAAATCTTTTCTTACTTCTTTATATACTACTTTCTTCATCTCCTCAAGATGATTTTCCCCAGTAGAAACAATAATCAGATATCCACCTTTTTTTAAGGTCCTCATTTTTTCCTCTGGAATAATTTTAGCAAACATACAAATTATAAAATCAAGAGAATTATCTTCAATTGGTAAGTTAGAGGCACTAGCCACAACCCAATCTATATTTTTATCTTTTTTAGAAGCACTTATTATAGCTTCTTTTGATATATCTATCCCTATAATTTCATTCTCTATATTTTTTTCATCTAAAAAACTTTTAATATTGTGAGTATAGTATCCTTCACCACAACCAATATCTAAAATATTAATTTTTCCACCTTGATATTTATTAAAAATTACCTCATTAACTTTATCAGATATTCCTTTGTAATAATCTTTTTCCAAAAATCTTTTCCTACTGATAACCATATCTTTATCATCACCGGGATTTTTGCTGTGTTTTTGATTATCTAATAAAAGATTTACATATCCTGATTTTGCTATATCATAAGTATGTCCATTTTTACACACATAATTTTTTTCAATTTTTTCTAATTTTTCCTTACATTTTGGACAAATCTTCATTTTTTCCTCTCTTAATCTTCTAAAACTTCTTTTATTTTTTTATTTAACAGTTGATAACCTATGGGACTTAAGTGAACTCCATCTGAACTATATTTATTATCTATAACTCCCATATTATTTAAAAACAAATTATCTATCATAAGTTTATCAGTAAATAGCTGTTCTCTCAAGAAAAAATTTAAATTTTTTATTTTTTTATTCTTATCTATATACATAGTTGGTAGAACAGAAATCACTATCGTTCTTTCAAATCTTTTATTTAATATGTCTAAAATTTTTGAAATGTTTTGAAAAATTTTTTCTGAAGAAACATCACTTAAAATATCATTGACTCCTATCATTAAAACAGCCACATCACCTTTTATTTTTTCATTATCTTCAAGTAACCATAAAACATCTCTAGAAAAATATCCTGGAACACCATAGTTTTCAACTCCAGAATAATCATTCCAAGCTGTGATACTATCTCCTAAAAAAACAATTTTTTTATCCACTTTTTCTCCTTATGAAACCAGAAATTTTCTCATCATTATATTGTAGCATAATTGTTTAATTTTTTTAATTCTTTTTTTTATTTTTTAAATTTTTTTGACACAAAAAATCCATATTGACATGTTAAAATTTTGCTTAAAGTTTTTTTATTATAGTATAATAAAAATTTTTGTGATAAAATAAAAATTGGTTTATATTATATTTTATTGGGAGATGATTTATTTGTTAAATGAAAGGAAAAAAGCTATTTTTTTAGATAGAGATGGAACAATCAATGTGGATAAAGACTATCTATATAAAATAGAAGATTTTCAATTTGAATCAAAAGCAGATGAAGCTTTAAAAATATTATATGATTTAGGATATATTCTTATTGTTGTCACAAATCAATCTGGAATAGCTCGTGGATATTATAGTGAAGAAGATGTTGAAATTCTTCATCAAGATCTTTCAAAAATTTTACAAGAAAAAGGAATTGAAATATCAAAATTTTATTATTGTCCACATCACCCTACTAAAGGAGTTGGAAAATATAAAACAGATTGTGAGTGTAGAAAACCTAATCCCGGAATGCTCTTAAAAGGAATTGAAGAATTTAATATAGATACTTCTCTTTCATATATGGTAGGAGATAAAAAATCAGATGTTGATGCAGGATTAAAAGCTGGTGTTACATCTATATTTTTAAACAATGGAAAAGAAGAAATTCCTAAAGATTTATCTGAAAATGTCCTTGTTTTCAAATCACTTTATGATTTTGCTATTTTTCTAAAAAATAAATAAAAAATATTTCTATTTTAGTTGTAAAATATTAACTAAAAGTGATAAAATATAGAATAGTTGTATAAATTTTATATAAAAATTGTCAGGAGAATATATAAATTTATGAAAAAATTAGTTGAAGCTTTGAATGAAACATTTAATAACTCTTTTGAAGTAGATGATATTTCAAAAGTTGAAATTGATAGTAGAAATATTAAAGAAGGGGATCTTTTTTTCGCAATAAATAATGGAAGAAATTATATTGCTGAAGTTCTTGAGAAAAAAGCCTCTTTTGTTATATGTGATGACCCAAAATGGTCAGGAAATAAAAAAATTTTAGTTGTAGAAGATACTGTAAAAGCTATGCAACTTTTAGCTAAAAATTATAGAAAAAAATTAAAAATCAAAATAGTTGGTATAACTGGTAGCGAGGGAAAAACTACTACAAAAGATATTATTCACGGAGTTCTCTCTTCTAAATACCAAACTAAAAAAACTTTAGGAAATCATAACAATCACATTGGACTTCCACTTACTATTCTTAATCTACAAGAAGATGACGAATTTGGAGTTATAGAAATGGGGATGAGTAACAAAGGAGAGATTCCTATTCTTTGTGATATTGCTGGAATTGATTATGGAGTCATCACAAATATTGGAGATTCTCATTTAGAATTTATGATAAATAGAGACAATGTCTTTGCTGAGAAAAGTCAAATAAAAAATTATATAGATTCTGATAAATTATTCCTTTTTGGTGATGATATTTATCTAAAAAATCTTAAAGGAAATAAAGTAGGATTTAATTTAGAAAATGATTTTATCATAAAAAATTATAAAGAAACTCAAAACGGAGTGGATTTTATATTAAATAATCAAAATTATTCTTTCAAATTAAATGGTAAACATAACTGTATCAATGCCTCTATGGGAGTGGCTATCGGACTTTCATTAGGACTTACTCCTTCTGAAATTCAAAGAGGTCTTGACTTGGTAAATGTAACTCCTATGAGATTTCAAAAAATAGAAAAAAATGGCACTCTTTATATAAATGATGCTTATAACGCAAGTCCTGTTTCTATGAAAGCCTCTCTTGAAACTTTTGACAATATCGATTTTTCTAAGAAAAAATTAGCTATACTTGCTGATATGGGAGAGATGGGAAGCGATGAGATAAGATTTCATCAAGAAGTATTAGAGTATGCTTTAAAAACAAAAATTGATACTTTCATCTTAATGGGAATCCGTATGAAAGAGGCTATGAAAAGCTTTAATGACGAAAGATTAATTTATTGTGACACAAAAGATGAGATAAAAAAATTAATCTCTACATCTTATAAGGATAATGTTATTTTATTAAAAGGTTCTAACTTTAATCACCTTTGGGAAATTATTTAATAGGAGAAAAAATGTTATATATTTTAGGAAAATTATATGAAAATTTAGATTTTTTGAGATCTATATACTTAAGAATTTCATTTGGATTTGTTTTATCTTTTTTAATTGTACTTATTGTAGGTAACCCATTTATTAAATTTTTAAGAAAGAAAAAACTTGGGGAAGAGATCAGAGAATGTGGTCCAGCATCTCACTATTCTAAAAAAGGAACTCCAACAATGGGTGGTGTTCTTATGATTTTTGGAGCTTTGGTTTCTGCTCTGATTGTTTGTGATTTATCAAATAAATTTGTTTTACTTCTTATAATCACAACATTTTTATTTAGTGCTTTAGGATTTATTGATGATTATAAAAAATTTACAGTAAATAAAGATGGACTTTCTGGTAAAAAGAAACTTTTATGTCAAACTCTTATTTCTGTGATAGTTTGGGTCTTTATAAAAGAGTTTGGAATAACTGGAAGTAAAATATTAGATTTTTCTATTATCAATCCATTAATTTCTAATTCTTACTTTTATATAGGTAGTTTCTTTATGTTAATATTTATTATTTTTGTTATTAATGGTACTTCTAATGCTGTTAATATAACTGATGGACTTGACGGACTTGCAACTATGCCTGTTATTATTAGTTGCTCAATTCTTACCGGTATTGCTTACTTTAGTGGTCACATTGAAATGAGTTCTCACTTAAAGTTATTTTATATTATTGGATCTGGAGAAATTGCAGTATTTTTATCTACTATCATTGGTTCTGGTCTTGCGTTCCTTTGGTATAACTGCTATCCAGCACAAATATTTATGGGAGATACAGGTTCTCTTACTTTAGGTGGTATCATCGGAGTAATAGGAGTAATATTAAAACAAGAACTTTTAATTCCTATCATCGGTGGAGTTTTCGTTATGGAGGCTGTTTCTGTTATTTTACAAGTTGGTTCTTATAAACTAAGAAAGAAAAGAATTTTTAGAATGGCTCCAATACATCATCACTTTGAATTGATGGGAATTCCAGAATCAAAAGTAACATTTAGACTTTGGATTATGGCACTTCTTTGTGGAGGACTTGCTTTAAGTATCATTAGATTAAGAGGAATTTTATAAAACTTTATTATATTTATTTGGAGGTATATATTTATGAAAAAAGCCATAGTTTTTGGTAATGGTGTCAGTGGAAAAGGAGCAAAAAAACTTTTAGAATCTGAGGGAGTTCAAGTAGTTTTAGTTGATGATAAAACTGGAGTTTCTTCTGCTGATGCTTTAGAAATGTTAGATGAAATAGATCTATTTATCAAAAGTCCAGGAATCCCTTTTGATAATTCTTTAGTAAAAAAAGCTTGTGAAAAAAATATAGATGTTATTGATGAGATAGAATTAGGATATAGATACATAAAAGAAAAAAATCTTCCTACAAAAATAGTTGCAATAACTGGAAGTAATGGAAAAACAACTACAACATCAAAAACTACTGAGCTTTTACAAAAAGCTGGTTACAAAGCTATGCACGCTGGTAATATTGGAAACTCTTTGGCTGAATTAATACTTGAAAATAAAGATTTAGAGTTTGCTGTTTTAGAGTTAAGCTCTTTCCAATTAGAAGGGATAAAAGATTTCAGACCTAATATCTCTCTTATTGTAAATCTTTCTCCAGATCATCTTGATAGATATGCTGTGGTTGATGAATACTACGACGCTAAATTTAATATTTGTAAAAATCAAAAAGATGAAGATATATTTATCTACAACTTAAACGATGACGAAACTCTAAAAAGATTAGAAAAAAATGTTCATTGTAAAACAATAGGTGTTACTGTTGATAAAAGAAAAGATGAGGCTATCTGTTTTGATAAAGATGGTTGGGTAATCTATAATGGGGAAAAAGTTCTTGAAACTTCAAAACTTTCTCTAAAAGGAAAGCATAACTTAGAAAATGCTTTATTTATAATTACTGTTGGTAAAAATTTAGGTGTTTCTAACGAAGTTATTCAAAATTGTCTTTATAATACAAAATCTCTAGAACACAGAATGGAACTTTTCTATAAATGGGGAGAAAATATATTTATCAATGACTCAAAAGGAACTAACCTTGACTCTACTACTTTTGCGATAGAAGCTTATAAAAATTCTATTTTAATCTGCGGTGGAAAAGATAAAGGACTTCCTCTTGAAGGAATCGTTGAAACTATCAAAAAAAATGTAAAAGCTGTTTACTTAATAGGAAAAATGGCTAACAGAATGGAAGAATCTTTATTAAAAGGTGGATACCCACAAGAAAAAATCCATAATCTTGAAACTTTAGAAAATGTTCTTAAAGATTTAAGAAACAAATTAACTACTGATGATAAGGAAGTTATCTTACTTTCTCCGTCAACTTCAAGCTATGACCAATTCAAATCTTTTGAACATAGAGGAGAAGTTTTTAAAGCTTTAACTATGGAAATTTTTGATGGAGGAGAAAGACTGTGAGTAAAGTAATAATAACTACTGGAGGAACTGGAGGACATATTTATCCAGCACTAGCTGTTGCAAAAGAGTTTATAGCTAGAGGAAATGAAGTTCTTTTTGTTGGAAGCTCTTCTCGTATGGAAAAAGATTTAGTTCCTAAAGAAAATATCCCTTTTATTGGGATTGATATTCACCCGGGAAAATCTATTAAAAATATTTTTTCTATAATCTCCTTAGTTTTTAAATGTATGAAAATTATAGATAAAGAAAATCCTACTGACATCATAGGTTTTGGAAACTATATCTCTTTTCCTATGATTTTAGCTGGTATCATCAAAAGAAAAAACATCTATCTTCAAGAACAAAATGCTAATCTTGGAATGACAAATAGACTATTTTATAGATTTGCTAAAAAAACTTTTTTAGCTTTTAATTCTACCTATGAAGATATTCCTATAAAATATCAAGATAAATTTAAAGTAACTGGAAATCCTCTAAGAGATGAGATTTATCATATTAACAAAACTGAAGAAAGAGAAAAATTAAAAGTTTCTCCTGATGAAAAAATCCTAGTAATAACTGGTGGAAGTCTTGGAGCAAAAAGTATCAATGATGCTGTTTCAAAATATTGGGACGTTTTAGAAACTAGAAAAAATCTTAGAATTTATTGGGCTACTGGAACAAAAAATTATGATGATATTTTAAAAAATTTAGAAATAAAAAATATTAATAACGTAGTTAAACCATATTTTGATAATCTTATCAATATTATGGCTGCTGCTGACCTTGTTATTTGTAGAGCTGGAGCTTTAACTATCTCTGAAATTATTCAATTAGAAAAGCCTTCTATTTTAATTCCATACAACTCTATAAAAGTTGGTCAATATGAAAATGCTCTTATTTTAAAAGAACATAAGGGAGCTTTAGTTTATAATAATAATGAAACTCAAGAATCAATTGAGGTGGCTTTAGATCTATTAGACAATACAAATGCTTTAAATAGAATGGCTCACAGCATAAAAACTTTAAAAACATCTAATGCTACAAAATCTATTGTAGATACTATGGAAATTTGGAGGAACAATTAATGAAAAATATATTTTTTGTAGGAATAAATGGAATTGGAATGAGTGGACTAGCTCAAGTGATGAAAACTTTAAATTATAATGTTTCTGGTTCTGATTTATCAAAAAGTTATCTTTCTGAAAAAATGCAAAATCAAGGGATAAATATTTTTTCTAAACACGAAAGTAAAAATATAAATGATGTGGATACTTTAGTTGTATCAACAGCTATTGGAGAAGACAATCCTGAATATAGAAAAGCCAAAGAGATTGGAACTACTATAATAAAAAGAGGAGAACTTCTTGCTAATCTTTTAAATAAAAAAACTGGAATAGCTGTGGCTGGTACTCACGGAAAAACAACAACTAGTTCTATGCTTTCTACTGTCTTATTAGAAAAAGATCCAACTGTAGTTGTAGGAGGAATTGTTCCTGCTATTGGTTCTAACGCTAGATGTGGAAAAAGTGAATATTTTATTGCTGAGGCTGATGAAAGCGATAACTCTTTCCTTTTTATGGAACCAAAATATTCTGTTGTTACTAATATAGAGGAAGACCATCTTGAAAAACACGGTTGCCTTGCTAATATAAAAAAATCTTTTGAAACTTTTATAGCTCAAACATCTGGTGAGGCTCTTGTATGTGAAGACTGTCCTAACTGTGATGTTATTTTAAAAAATCCAAAAGTAAAAACATATAGTTTGATAAATAAAAATGCTTTTCTTTATGCTGATAATATAAAAGTAGAAAATAAAAAAACTTATTTTGATTTTTATATAAATGGAAAATTTGAAGGACAATTTATTCTTTCTATCCCAGGACAACATAATGTGTATAACGCTCTTCCTGTTATTTATTTAGCTCTTGAATTTGGAGTTTCTAAAGATAGTATAAAAGAATCTCTTTTAAATTTTACTGGAGCAAAAAGAAGATATGACATTTTGTTAGATAGGGAAGATATAAAAGTTATTGATGACTACGGACATCACCCAACAGAGATAAAAGCTACTTTACAAGGAGCTAGAAGTATAGAAAATAAAAAAATAACAGTTATTTTCCAACCTCATAGATTTAGTAGAGTGAAATTTTTATTAGAACAATTTGAGGGAGCATTTGATAATGCTGACGAATTAATTCTTATGCCTGTGTTTAGTGCTGGAGAAAAAGATGAATTTGGAATAACTATTGAAGATTTATTGAAAAAAATAAATCATAGAAATTCTAAACTTGTTTCTTCTGACGAGGAGTTAGAGGCAGACATTCTTAATAGACACGAACCAAGAGTATATATATTTATGGGAGCTGGAAGTATTTCATCTTTTGCTCATCACTTTGTTGATAAAATCAAATAAAACTTGAAAGGACAAAAATGATTATATCTGAAAACCACATTATGAAAAAACACTCTAGTATAAGAATAGGTGGAGTGGCAAGAAGTTTTATTGAAATTGAATCAAAAGAAGAGTTATTTCCTCTATT includes:
- a CDS encoding UDP-N-acetylmuramoyl-tripeptide--D-alanyl-D-alanine ligase — its product is MKKLVEALNETFNNSFEVDDISKVEIDSRNIKEGDLFFAINNGRNYIAEVLEKKASFVICDDPKWSGNKKILVVEDTVKAMQLLAKNYRKKLKIKIVGITGSEGKTTTKDIIHGVLSSKYQTKKTLGNHNNHIGLPLTILNLQEDDEFGVIEMGMSNKGEIPILCDIAGIDYGVITNIGDSHLEFMINRDNVFAEKSQIKNYIDSDKLFLFGDDIYLKNLKGNKVGFNLENDFIIKNYKETQNGVDFILNNQNYSFKLNGKHNCINASMGVAIGLSLGLTPSEIQRGLDLVNVTPMRFQKIEKNGTLYINDAYNASPVSMKASLETFDNIDFSKKKLAILADMGEMGSDEIRFHQEVLEYALKTKIDTFILMGIRMKEAMKSFNDERLIYCDTKDEIKKLISTSYKDNVILLKGSNFNHLWEII
- the mraY gene encoding phospho-N-acetylmuramoyl-pentapeptide-transferase is translated as MLYILGKLYENLDFLRSIYLRISFGFVLSFLIVLIVGNPFIKFLRKKKLGEEIRECGPASHYSKKGTPTMGGVLMIFGALVSALIVCDLSNKFVLLLIITTFLFSALGFIDDYKKFTVNKDGLSGKKKLLCQTLISVIVWVFIKEFGITGSKILDFSIINPLISNSYFYIGSFFMLIFIIFVINGTSNAVNITDGLDGLATMPVIISCSILTGIAYFSGHIEMSSHLKLFYIIGSGEIAVFLSTIIGSGLAFLWYNCYPAQIFMGDTGSLTLGGIIGVIGVILKQELLIPIIGGVFVMEAVSVILQVGSYKLRKKRIFRMAPIHHHFELMGIPESKVTFRLWIMALLCGGLALSIIRLRGIL
- the murG gene encoding undecaprenyldiphospho-muramoylpentapeptide beta-N-acetylglucosaminyltransferase; this translates as MSKVIITTGGTGGHIYPALAVAKEFIARGNEVLFVGSSSRMEKDLVPKENIPFIGIDIHPGKSIKNIFSIISLVFKCMKIIDKENPTDIIGFGNYISFPMILAGIIKRKNIYLQEQNANLGMTNRLFYRFAKKTFLAFNSTYEDIPIKYQDKFKVTGNPLRDEIYHINKTEEREKLKVSPDEKILVITGGSLGAKSINDAVSKYWDVLETRKNLRIYWATGTKNYDDILKNLEIKNINNVVKPYFDNLINIMAAADLVICRAGALTISEIIQLEKPSILIPYNSIKVGQYENALILKEHKGALVYNNNETQESIEVALDLLDNTNALNRMAHSIKTLKTSNATKSIVDTMEIWRNN
- the gmhB gene encoding D-glycero-beta-D-manno-heptose 1,7-bisphosphate 7-phosphatase, which gives rise to MLNERKKAIFLDRDGTINVDKDYLYKIEDFQFESKADEALKILYDLGYILIVVTNQSGIARGYYSEEDVEILHQDLSKILQEKGIEISKFYYCPHHPTKGVGKYKTDCECRKPNPGMLLKGIEEFNIDTSLSYMVGDKKSDVDAGLKAGVTSIFLNNGKEEIPKDLSENVLVFKSLYDFAIFLKNK
- a CDS encoding putative RNA methyltransferase; amino-acid sequence: MKICPKCKEKLEKIEKNYVCKNGHTYDIAKSGYVNLLLDNQKHSKNPGDDKDMVISRKRFLEKDYYKGISDKVNEVIFNKYQGGKINILDIGCGEGYYTHNIKSFLDEKNIENEIIGIDISKEAIISASKKDKNIDWVVASASNLPIEDNSLDFIICMFAKIIPEEKMRTLKKGGYLIIVSTGENHLEEMKKVVYKEVRKDFYSPIEDLKIFDYVETINCTYKTTINENESIRSMFNMTPYRWRSPREGIEKLFALDKLPITVDVNLDVFKKP
- a CDS encoding SGNH/GDSL hydrolase family protein; this translates as MDKKIVFLGDSITAWNDYSGVENYGVPGYFSRDVLWLLEDNEKIKGDVAVLMIGVNDILSDVSSEKIFQNISKILDILNKRFERTIVISVLPTMYIDKNKKIKNLNFFLREQLFTDKLMIDNLFLNNMGVIDNKYSSDGVHLSPIGYQLLNKKIKEVLED
- the murD gene encoding UDP-N-acetylmuramoyl-L-alanine--D-glutamate ligase — encoded protein: MKKAIVFGNGVSGKGAKKLLESEGVQVVLVDDKTGVSSADALEMLDEIDLFIKSPGIPFDNSLVKKACEKNIDVIDEIELGYRYIKEKNLPTKIVAITGSNGKTTTTSKTTELLQKAGYKAMHAGNIGNSLAELILENKDLEFAVLELSSFQLEGIKDFRPNISLIVNLSPDHLDRYAVVDEYYDAKFNICKNQKDEDIFIYNLNDDETLKRLEKNVHCKTIGVTVDKRKDEAICFDKDGWVIYNGEKVLETSKLSLKGKHNLENALFIITVGKNLGVSNEVIQNCLYNTKSLEHRMELFYKWGENIFINDSKGTNLDSTTFAIEAYKNSILICGGKDKGLPLEGIVETIKKNVKAVYLIGKMANRMEESLLKGGYPQEKIHNLETLENVLKDLRNKLTTDDKEVILLSPSTSSYDQFKSFEHRGEVFKALTMEIFDGGERL
- the murC gene encoding UDP-N-acetylmuramate--L-alanine ligase is translated as MKNIFFVGINGIGMSGLAQVMKTLNYNVSGSDLSKSYLSEKMQNQGINIFSKHESKNINDVDTLVVSTAIGEDNPEYRKAKEIGTTIIKRGELLANLLNKKTGIAVAGTHGKTTTSSMLSTVLLEKDPTVVVGGIVPAIGSNARCGKSEYFIAEADESDNSFLFMEPKYSVVTNIEEDHLEKHGCLANIKKSFETFIAQTSGEALVCEDCPNCDVILKNPKVKTYSLINKNAFLYADNIKVENKKTYFDFYINGKFEGQFILSIPGQHNVYNALPVIYLALEFGVSKDSIKESLLNFTGAKRRYDILLDREDIKVIDDYGHHPTEIKATLQGARSIENKKITVIFQPHRFSRVKFLLEQFEGAFDNADELILMPVFSAGEKDEFGITIEDLLKKINHRNSKLVSSDEELEADILNRHEPRVYIFMGAGSISSFAHHFVDKIK